A part of Cydia strobilella chromosome 15, ilCydStro3.1, whole genome shotgun sequence genomic DNA contains:
- the LOC134748044 gene encoding hornerin-like, which yields MKFTITLIALLSVTTSWAKKEQKVDELKDKREAPLGYPASSHSYQSPSLGNEGASAISIGAGYSVGGAKPSYSSYEGQGFSGSHSLSSESLPASGHATIQLSPITLQPSHSGLVGTDLNHLMSQLQQQLNSGALSLQVPESYGGSIQSEGHSGYSGQEQAIPQYTFSAPKQQYTFAEQHHQPSIPSYAAGTKGLGSYSSTGPVLFNPTEAKQTNAPSFNYAAPSSGHSFGSGGLSLGSGAQYFAGASGSIGESLGGGYSLSGPYKSFGNSYASSGKNSFKPSAYIGSSVQADPSHGISALSSSYGAPSFSGASSQSGSHGAFSLGSAGHGISLGSGNGGHSLDSSLSGHSIGSNSLGGHSLGSSSFGGHSLGSGSLGGHSLSSGGHGISLGSGGLSFSSGGQGSHGALSIGSGGLGASLGGSHGGFGGAYGGGSSKYISNAYLPAKDSFGSLSSHSSGLYSPPATSYGIPNSAHAASSHSPQYYKSQPSYSFGAGSSYKSPSSSISSLKSYPKYSSGGYSSLSSQYGSPKDPLQGSYSENTYNTIKYSEELKASPQ from the coding sequence ATTACATTAATCGCTCTGCTGAGCGTTACAACGTCCTGGGCTAAGAAAGAACAGAAGGTGGACGAATTGAAAGACAAGAGAGAAGCACCCCTTGGATATCCTGCATCGTCACACAGTTACCAGTCTCCGTCGCTGGGCAACGAGGGTGCTAGCGCCATTAGCATCGGGGCTGGCTACAGCGTCGGTGGAGCCAAACCCAGCTACTCCAGCTATGAAGGACAAGGATTTAGTGGATCTCATTCACTCTCATCCGAGAGCCTGCCAGCCAGCGGCCACGCGACTATCCAGCTCTCACCGATCACACTGCAGCCAAGTCACAGTGGCCTAGTAGGAACCGACCTCAATCATTTGATGAGTCAGCTTCAGCAGCAATTGAACTCAGGAGCTCTGAGCCTGCAGGTGCCGGAAAGCTACGGAGGCTCGATACAATCGGAGGGCCACAGCGGTTATAGTGGACAAGAGCAAGCTATCCCACAGTATACTTTCTCGGCACCTAAACAGCAATACACTTTTGCCGAGCAACATCATCAACCCAGCATACCCTCGTACGCCGCCGGTACTAAAGGTCTTGGATCTTACAGTTCCACAGGCCCAGTCCTGTTCAATCCTACAGAAGCTAAACAAACGAACGCCCCTTCCTTCAACTACGCTGCTCCCAGTTCTGGCCACTCCTTCGGTTCAGGAGGGCTCAGTTTAGGTAGCGGAGCCCAATATTTCGCTGGTGCCTCTGGCTCTATCGGAGAATCTCTTGGTGGTGGATACTCTTTAAGTGGCCCTTACAAATCTTTCGGAAACAGTTACGCGTCTTCTGGAAAGAACTCTTTTAAACCTTCTGCGTACATAGGATCTTCAGTTCAAGCTGACCCAAGCCACGGTATATCTGCTCTATCAAGTTCCTATGGTGCGCCTTCCTTTAGCGGTGCCTCTTCTCAATCTGGCAGCCATGGTGCCTTTTCTCTAGGGTCTGCGGGCCATGGAATCAGTTTGGGCTCCGGTAACGGCGGTCATTCGCTGGATTCCAGCCTTAGCGGACACTCAATAGGATCAAACAGCCTCGGCGGTCATTCTCTTGGATCCAGTAGCTTCGGTGGTCACTCTTTGGGTTCTGGAAGTCTCGGCGGTCATTCTCTAAGTTCTGGAGGTCATGGTATTTCCCTGGGTTCTGGAGGCCTTTCTTTCTCCTCCGGTGGTCAGGGTAGTCACGGTGCTTTATCTATAGGATCAGGCGGACTCGGTGCGAGTCTCGGAGGATCTCACGGCGGTTTTGGAGGCGCTTATGGCGGCGGTTCATCTAAGTACATTTCTAATGCTTACCTTCCGGCTAAAGACAGCTTTGGATCTCTTTCCTCTCACTCTTCCGGTCTGTATTCACCACCTGCTACTAGTTACGGTATTCCTAACTCCGCTCATGCCGCGTCTTCTCACAGCCCCCAATACTACAAGTCGCAGCCATCGTATAGCTTTGGAGCCGGTAGCTCGTACAAATCACCCTCAAGCAGCATCAGCTCCTTAAAATCTTACCCCAAATATAGCTCTGGTGGATATAGTAGCCTTAGTTCACAGTACGGATCTCCTAAAGATCCTCTTCAAGGTTCTTATAGTGAGAATACttataacacaataaaatatagcGAGGAACTAAAAGCCAGTCCTCAATAA